ttttttctctacccAGCTAAGAAGGCAAGCACTGGCTTCCTTGCACAGTGGTCTTCAGAATACCCAAGGCATCCCTATTTCCCAAGCTGTTGAGTGGCTTGCTATGGAGGTAACTGCTCTCTCACTTGTGTAGTGGAGTAATAAGTAGGAGTAATAACTACTTTAAAAACGAGGAAAATGATTATCCTTTTATGACTTCTTTTTTCAGGACGAAGACATTGAAAGTCTTTTAGAATACCATGGTTTTGGATTGAGGCAGTATGAAGAATTGTACTTAGTGAAAGAAGGGCCTTTTCTTAACAGCGAGACTGATTTCCCATCTGGCTGTTCTCAACTTGTGCACTTGAAGAAATCACAGAGAATCATCAATGATGTTTCTTCTGGTCCAGTTTGTGCTCCTACTAGCCAAAAAGAGGCTCTTGCATCAAATTCTGGTGGGTTCGCTCTAACACGAGGGCATGTTCACCCACAGCCTTCTCTTCTGGTAAAAAGAGAATTTGGTCTGTCCTTTCCTGGACCTGTTTCTCCCACTTCTGGGAGACAGACTACCTCCCTGTATTCTGGTTCCTTTTCCCCCAAAGCTGGCAACAAGCAATCCAGTTTGCCATCTTCAAGTCCTATGTCCCCAACTTCTGGCAAAAAGGAGAGTGTTCATGTACCTTTTAGTACTCCTCCACATACTACCAAGCAAGCTATATTACCGCGCACAGGATGGATAGATGAACAAAAGGTAGCTTCACCAAAAGCAGAAAGCAACACAAAGGCAGCTGATGATTTTATACCTGAAGATCAGGATGGTGGTCTTGTAGGGTTCCCTCGAGGGCAACCTGATGTACCGTGGACACAAGCTAACATTCAACAGGACAGTGCTTTGGAAGAAACCAAATTTTCACCTCCTCTCGCAGATGGTGTATCCTTAGATTACTCCAATATGCATGGAGAGGAAAATGAATTCAGGCCAGATGGTTCCAGCATTGACGCAGATATGGATGAGGAGAGTCCATCACACAGAGAAGTCAACTTCATACAACCTGAGTCATTTGTGGGTTCACATTTATCTGATTCAGATCACAAGGAATATGATGATCACAACATTGGTGACAGAGCAGCAGATAACATGTTACCAGTAGTTGTATCTCCAAAGAAAATTATTTCCAATGAAAGGTTGAAGATAATACTGAGGTTAGTCCTTGATCTATTGGTATTCCAACCATTAAAATGCTCCACTGGCCGCAACCAACCAAATGTTCCCTATTATGATTTTGTAGGAAATGGAGGCACCGTGCTATGGACAAGAGATTTATTAGAGAGCAGAAAAATGCTCTTGCTATTGCAGCATTGAGTTCTCTGTCACTTGGTCCACCTGTTCACCAAACTGCAGTGGTGAGTCTaccttcattttatttttatttcattaccTTTTAACTTCAAATGTGTTTTGAGTACATAAATGTTGGGTTTTTTAGGCTTTTAGTGCCTAACTCATGTTTTGAGTTATACCAGTTTTTATGAGTTGAAAATGTTTAACCAGATGAAACTATCGAGCAATTCATCTTTAATTGTGGAATAAACATCTTAGCTCTCGTGGAATGTGGTTTGTGGGAGTCATGCCATTTTCTGTGATCTTTTCTGTTGTGAAAACATGATGACAATTTGTTGACTTGTCTACATTGAAGGTGCCGGTGCATGCAGTTCATGATCTAGACATCAGTCATGCATTTAAAGAGAGACACTCAAGACAACAACTATCGTTGTCACCTCTAAATGTCTCGGAGTTGGCTGGTCCCATTTTAACAGAAAGGAACCCTGATGCTAGATGCATCTGCTGGAAGCTGCTTGTACTTGTCCCCCCTGGTACCATGGAATTCACCAGCAATTATGCCTCAAAGTGGTTACTCAAAAAGCTCATGGGCTCTGGAAATGAAGATGCTGGATTGCTTTTTTCTTCAGCAGACCTATCAATTTGGACAAAGTGGAACAGTTCTCCAGACACATGCTGTTTATCTATTGCTAGGGCCATTGACCAGCAAGTCATTGGTAACGACATAGCCAATGGCACAAACTGTATAATATTCCTGGTATCTGAAACCATTCCGTGGGAAATGCAGAAGGCACGGTTTAGCAGTCTGTTAGCATCTATACCTGCTAAATCCAATCTTCCTCTTCTGATTTTGAGTGGCGACACATACAATGAAGAGTATGATTATGCGTCACAGAGTGTCATTGACAGGCTTGGCCTCGGTTGTTTGAGTGAAGAAAAGATCGCATCATGCTTGGTTATTTTTCTAGTTGCAGACGACATGGAAGGTTATGCCAATGGGTTCTTTGATGATGAGAAGTTACGTGGGGGCCTGAAGTGGCTGACCAGAAACTTGCCTCCACAGCCTGATGTCACTCTTGTGAAGACCCGTGAGTTGCTTTTGAACTACTTGAACCCATCACTTGACTTGCTTAACAGCCGTGCTGCACCTGAAGTTTGTCCCGAGCATTGCATTTCAGTATTCAACAAATCTGTCAACCAGCTTACAGAGGAGATTTCTGCAGCAGCATACACAGCTTCTAACCAATGGCCAGCTCCTGAGATTAATCTTCTGGAGAGATCAAGCAGTGAGAGAATATTTGCAGAAATGTTTCTACCTAGCATTGGATGGTCACTGCCATCGAGAATTCAGCCACTGGTTGCAGCCATAAAGAGTTGCAAGCTTCCAGAATTCAGTTACGACATGTCTTGGCTAAACAAAGGCTCTTATATGGGCAGTCAAATCCAAGACCAGAAGTTATACCTTGAGGAGTGCTTAACAAAATACCTGACAAAATCAGCTCATTTGCTAAATGAAGCCCAGGCGGCTACCGAAGTGAAGGTTATGGTGCAGAAAGGTGTCGGCCTCGAGCTCCGTGGCTCGCAGTACCACCTTGTGCCAAGATGGGTTACTATCTTCCGCCGAATTTTCAACTGGAGACTAGCCAAGCTTTCCACAGGAGAGTTTTCAGAAGCTTATGTCCTGAGTCAGCATCTTTATCAGACACCGGCAGCTGATTCACTTCCAAATGGAGGAACCCAGCATGATCTCTCTGCCAGCAGCAACACCACGGATGAGGCGGCACCCATTCTGGAGGATCGCGGCATGGCGCCTTCCGTGTCGTCCCGCCTCTCCCTAGATGAGATCATCGAGATCAGCTGCGATCTCGATGCCGTCAGCGCCCTGCCACCGGCGAAACCGTTGCCACCCCAACCGCCCACCCAGGTTCGCTATGAACCTCAACCACCGGGTGGGGTGAACGGTGTGCTTGGAGCTGGTGATGGCGTGCGGATGCCGAGAAGGACGGAGCTTAGAGATTTGGTGCCCATTGAGAGGGATGACAAGCTTGCGAGGCTACTGGAGCAGTGCAGCAAGCTGCAAGACAGGATCGACGGCACGCTCTCCATATACTTCTGAGTCATGAGCCTTCTTTTTTGTTTGAAGGCCACATATACTTCCTGAAGGTTTGAAGGGGCAACTAGAACTAGCTGTAGCTGTTACGCTCCTGCCTTCTTTGTTGTAAGCTGCTGTAACATTAGTATCATGCTGTGAAAAACCATTTTTACGGCCATATGAGTGGGCCCAGAGTAGAGTAGGGTCTACATGTAAGAGATTCCAACCGTACtaaagagaattttttttttaatttggcgTGATCCAATTATCAGCTTTTCCATAGTCCAAGATATCTTTGGTCGGTGTAACCATCGCTATTACACCTGTCGGGCTTACGGGAGTGGATTAAGTTAAGAATTAAGAAGAGGATGAAGGTACGATTCGTTTCTTCAGATATGATATGGTTTAAAATAAACGTAAAAAAATAGCCGTCTCTTCTCAAAGGAAGATTAAGAGTCACGCGTCGCATCTCCAGATTGGCAGTGCTCCTCGAATCACACATTACGGCAAGCATCAACTTTAAGACATCTTTTCAAGTTGTTATTGGTAAATACAGGCACGACGACGCGTTGGTCGTCACACGAACAAAGTCAACCAATCCCCAAGTTAAACGCGACCCAGTTTGGGTCAGgaaccccttttttttttttttgcgtcgTCAGTCAGCAGGTGCTCTAAGAAAAACACGAGCAACAGCACCGAGAGGATTTGCCACCGGTGCATGACGGACACTCTGCAAAGCCAGCACCACAGCCATCGCACAGCAACAGCTCCCTGCAGAAGGAATCCGCTTTCTGTATAAGAATTTATCTGAAAATTCGACAAAATATTGATTAGGGCAAAAGATCTTACGGAGGACAGTGATGTGGTATCATGCTGCTTTTCTTGTGTCATTTAAGTTTAGATACTGTAAAGCAACAGATGAACCGATGAGAGTTTGTTTGCATTCACTCGATTCATCGATGACAAGATTGACAGTTTTACCTCATCAAGTTTAGCAGGAGGCTGTTGGGATGCTGCGCTGCACTGATCGATCCATGTTGACAACACCATCCCTTTGATGCCATGATGCTTCCGCTGGTTGCGACATAGCTCTCTCGCTTTCTATCAGCTTgggggtttctgatgttctccCAACTCCAAGCAGAGGGTGAGTCGGAGAAGGAGCGACGCAGGAGAGGTGTTGTTCTGTTGGAGAGCCTGAAGAGGACGACGGCATTTCAGTAGCAGCATCTCTGTTCAGATGGCTAGCTTCTGACGGTACAAATACAGTTAGCTCTGGTTGCACCGCTCCCGAGCTGCTGCCGTTCATTTTCTGGCTCCCTGCAGGACCTGGCTGAGTAAATTTAGGAAAGAACAATAAATCTCTGCAGGCCAATTAATAGTGTGGTTTTATGCCTAAAGAAATTTGAATGTTGTGCACCAACATTTTCGGAATCCCGGATGTGCACAATGATTATCGTAATGTCATCCGTCCTGTTTTCATGCTCCAGCCATAGTTTGTACGACTCTGCAGCAATTGCTGAGCAAGCTTCCCGGGGATCTTCATATGCAGCCACCTGTTGGGATCAGAAAAGGAGGTTCGCAATTAGTGGCATGCAGTCAATAGAGAGAATATCAAGGTCAACCAAGTAATCAAAAGCACATACAATTCAACATGAAATTGTTACTCAAATTTGCATGGTGATGGGTACAAGGCATAAAAACAATAGTTCATTATCACATTACTTTAATAGTAACAAAAGGCAACATACAATCACAAGTAGCCAATCTACACCATTATAATCTAAACCCGCCATGATCAACATCATATATATCTCTTTTCCCTGATTGATAGGGTAATTTATAGGCCTTTGAGAGAAAACATAGTAGTCCCTTCTAGCCTTCTGTTAATAGTATTATAGGCATTTACACAGTTCAAAAAAATAGGATAACATATATTCTGACTGATCCAATACTGAAAAGTCATGCACTTTCTATGTAGATATTCACAGTGCAAGGCAAAAGGTAGAAAACAATGTAAATGAAATAAGCCATGGAAAGCAAAAAAGGCTGTTACCAGCCTGGCTTCCTTACACACGTAGTTGTAGCACATTCATTTAAGGAAAGTGGTGGGAAGGAAAAGAGGTTCATGAGGGGACCGCCCATTATAAACACCACTCCATGTTAGGGCCTAATCAAAACACATTTGACAGCATGCAGGCACATCCGTAGTGAACTAGCAATCAGCAGTCAATTCTAAAGTGACATTTCAGTTTTGAGTCCAATAAGATGTTTCCATCAGCAATACTTTTGGAAAAGTGTTAGATTATTCCTGATTCACACAGCCCATTTTGAGATGTTCTTACAGTGGTTTACCTATCATGCCCCTCGTTTCCGGTCAGACTTCCGATTAGTCAATTTGCTGTTACAAATCAAACGCTAATCCACTATTCTTCTACTACTCAATAGAAAGTACATCCACTTATGCATAACTTTATTCAGAGTGACAGCTTTCATGATGCCAACATCAATCAACCTCAAAACCCAAACCATTTTGTAATCATTACACCTTCCTGCAGTTCCAACTTTTTTGACAAAGCTAAAGGTTGATGGATTATTTTTA
The window above is part of the Oryza sativa Japonica Group chromosome 7, ASM3414082v1 genome. Proteins encoded here:
- the LOC107278765 gene encoding SAC3 family protein B isoform X2; the encoded protein is MSASGFGRDAGPLNRGPGTAPFAFGAGAAAASTPPAPAPFPSARPVAPIGPPAATAAASRFPSPRPQLAATPRPPATSPVPVPSSSAPRGPAFAHGAANPVRFPSSRPAIDPGVPAATARHVGRHLQPQPRPAASSIRSPVRPVISSRSRSTSPLSNQRIDSPADYDNGMGKRRVVNYADPLFENGSAPIEDMRTQPSEFGKTARSPTSNITSKFRPPSGFQNYHPVQAANPLEYKPNVTPAMFGNQNLHDVRAAPSPALNNNRLVPGSGRLRPALGGGASPTVLGDASQYDNSTQSVMARQEMSEHMRPVSQRFLASFQSRSLDHNISKRSRSPTLSHQDADGAEAHQDAGVNARRLIDYTDSLFDDGMVETSKRMKSPSLEFTSMVKSPSSDIRGDTRPSPAGLRSNSAAQNLRSSVDIQKASSSVPKVGNQVQFRIGDVRSPPYQIDPYSNEQNTAAVSPPKPSILGASKRIGTSLLDFTDDDNMIPSTESEREKQAKAKRLTRFSVELSRPVDNINDFVKAQKGSADKQKQASSMGKVPTGSKDDIDERSMADADSPGLAAIIGLCPDMCPEPERAERERKGDLDKYERLDGDRNQTTELLAVKKYNRTAERDADLIRPLPVLQKTMDYLLSLLDHTYDDNFLGLYNFLWDRMRAIRMDLRMQHFFNQDAISMLEQMIRLHIIAMHELCEYNKGEGFSEGFDAHLNIEQMNKTSVELFQMYDDHRRKGVLFPTEKEFRGYYALLKLDKHPGYKVEPAELSLDLAKMSREIRGSPDILFAREVARACRMGNFIAFFRLARKATYLQACLMHAHFAKLRRQALASLHSGLQNTQGIPISQAVEWLAMEDEDIESLLEYHGFGLRQYEELYLVKEGPFLNSETDFPSGCSQLVHLKKSQRIINDVSSGPVCAPTSQKEALASNSGGFALTRGHVHPQPSLLVKREFGLSFPGPVSPTSGRQTTSLYSGSFSPKAGNKQSSLPSSSPMSPTSGKKESVHVPFSTPPHTTKQAILPRTGWIDEQKVASPKAESNTKAADDFIPEDQDGGLVGFPRGQPDVPWTQANIQQDSALEETKFSPPLADGVSLDYSNMHGEENEFRPDGSSIDADMDEESPSHREVNFIQPESFVGSHLSDSDHKEYDDHNIGDRAADNMLPVVVSPKKIISNERLKIILRKWRHRAMDKRFIREQKNALAIAALSSLSLGPPVHQTAVVPVHAVHDLDISHAFKERHSRQQLSLSPLNVSELAGPILTERNPDARCICWKLLVLVPPGTMEFTSNYASKWLLKKLMGSGNEDAGLLFSSADLSIWTKWNSSPDTCCLSIARAIDQQVIGNDIANGTNCIIFLVSETIPWEMQKARFSSLLASIPAKSNLPLLILSGDTYNEEYDYASQSVIDRLGLGCLSEEKIASCLVIFLVADDMEGYANGFFDDEKLRGGLKWLTRNLPPQPDVTLVKTRELLLNYLNPSLDLLNSRAAPEVCPEHCISVFNKSVNQLTEEISAAAYTASNQWPAPEINLLERSSSERIFAEMFLPSIGWSLPSRIQPLVAAIKSCKLPEFSYDMSWLNKGSYMGSQIQDQKLYLEECLTKYLTKSAHLLNEAQAATEVKVMVQKGVGLELRGSQYHLVPRWVTIFRRIFNWRLAKLSTGEFSEAYVLSQHLYQTPAADSLPNGGTQHDLSASSNTTDEAAPILEDRGMAPSVSSRLSLDEIIEISCDLDAVSALPPAKPLPPQPPTQVRYEPQPPGGVNGVLGAGDGVRMPRRTELRDLVPIERDDKLARLLEQCSKLQDRIDGTLSIYF
- the LOC107278765 gene encoding SAC3 family protein B isoform X1, producing the protein MSASGFGRDAGPLNRGPGTAPFAFGAGAAAASTPPAPAPFPSARPVAPIGPPAATAAASRFPSPRPQLAATPRPPATSPVPVPSSSAPRGPAFAHGAANPVRFPSSRPAIDPGVPAATARHVGRHLQPQPRPAASSIRSPVRPVISSRSRSTSPLSNQRIDSPADYDNENYMHYNLFVECTSWITLDVGAAMFGMLFIIWNTLWDEYKHGRTDLVVNYADPLFENGSAPIEDMRTQPSEFGKTARSPTSNITSKFRPPSGFQNYHPVQAANPLEYKPNVTPAMFGNQNLHDVRAAPSPALNNNRLVPGSGRLRPALGGGASPTVLGDASQYDNSTQSVMARQEMSEHMRPVSQRFLASFQSRSLDHNISKRSRSPTLSHQDADGAEAHQDAGVNARRLIDYTDSLFDDGMVETSKRMKSPSLEFTSMVKSPSSDIRGDTRPSPAGLRSNSAAQNLRSSVDIQKASSSVPKVGNQVQFRIGDVRSPPYQIDPYSNEQNTAAVSPPKPSILGASKRIGTSLLDFTDDDNMIPSTESEREKQAKAKRLTRFSVELSRPVDNINDFVKAQKGSADKQKQASSMGKVPTGSKDDIDERSMADADSPGLAAIIGLCPDMCPEPERAERERKGDLDKYERLDGDRNQTTELLAVKKYNRTAERDADLIRPLPVLQKTMDYLLSLLDHTYDDNFLGLYNFLWDRMRAIRMDLRMQHFFNQDAISMLEQMIRLHIIAMHELCEYNKGEGFSEGFDAHLNIEQMNKTSVELFQMYDDHRRKGVLFPTEKEFRGYYALLKLDKHPGYKVEPAELSLDLAKMSREIRGSPDILFAREVARACRMGNFIAFFRLARKATYLQACLMHAHFAKLRRQALASLHSGLQNTQGIPISQAVEWLAMEDEDIESLLEYHGFGLRQYEELYLVKEGPFLNSETDFPSGCSQLVHLKKSQRIINDVSSGPVCAPTSQKEALASNSGGFALTRGHVHPQPSLLVKREFGLSFPGPVSPTSGRQTTSLYSGSFSPKAGNKQSSLPSSSPMSPTSGKKESVHVPFSTPPHTTKQAILPRTGWIDEQKVASPKAESNTKAADDFIPEDQDGGLVGFPRGQPDVPWTQANIQQDSALEETKFSPPLADGVSLDYSNMHGEENEFRPDGSSIDADMDEESPSHREVNFIQPESFVGSHLSDSDHKEYDDHNIGDRAADNMLPVVVSPKKIISNERLKIILRKWRHRAMDKRFIREQKNALAIAALSSLSLGPPVHQTAVVPVHAVHDLDISHAFKERHSRQQLSLSPLNVSELAGPILTERNPDARCICWKLLVLVPPGTMEFTSNYASKWLLKKLMGSGNEDAGLLFSSADLSIWTKWNSSPDTCCLSIARAIDQQVIGNDIANGTNCIIFLVSETIPWEMQKARFSSLLASIPAKSNLPLLILSGDTYNEEYDYASQSVIDRLGLGCLSEEKIASCLVIFLVADDMEGYANGFFDDEKLRGGLKWLTRNLPPQPDVTLVKTRELLLNYLNPSLDLLNSRAAPEVCPEHCISVFNKSVNQLTEEISAAAYTASNQWPAPEINLLERSSSERIFAEMFLPSIGWSLPSRIQPLVAAIKSCKLPEFSYDMSWLNKGSYMGSQIQDQKLYLEECLTKYLTKSAHLLNEAQAATEVKVMVQKGVGLELRGSQYHLVPRWVTIFRRIFNWRLAKLSTGEFSEAYVLSQHLYQTPAADSLPNGGTQHDLSASSNTTDEAAPILEDRGMAPSVSSRLSLDEIIEISCDLDAVSALPPAKPLPPQPPTQVRYEPQPPGGVNGVLGAGDGVRMPRRTELRDLVPIERDDKLARLLEQCSKLQDRIDGTLSIYF
- the LOC107278765 gene encoding SAC3 family protein B isoform X3; amino-acid sequence: MIMVWEKEENYMHYNLFVECTSWITLDVGAAMFGMLFIIWNTLWDEYKHGRTDLVVNYADPLFENGSAPIEDMRTQPSEFGKTARSPTSNITSKFRPPSGFQNYHPVQAANPLEYKPNVTPAMFGNQNLHDVRAAPSPALNNNRLVPGSGRLRPALGGGASPTVLGDASQYDNSTQSVMARQEMSEHMRPVSQRFLASFQSRSLDHNISKRSRSPTLSHQDADGAEAHQDAGVNARRLIDYTDSLFDDGMVETSKRMKSPSLEFTSMVKSPSSDIRGDTRPSPAGLRSNSAAQNLRSSVDIQKASSSVPKVGNQVQFRIGDVRSPPYQIDPYSNEQNTAAVSPPKPSILGASKRIGTSLLDFTDDDNMIPSTESEREKQAKAKRLTRFSVELSRPVDNINDFVKAQKGSADKQKQASSMGKVPTGSKDDIDERSMADADSPGLAAIIGLCPDMCPEPERAERERKGDLDKYERLDGDRNQTTELLAVKKYNRTAERDADLIRPLPVLQKTMDYLLSLLDHTYDDNFLGLYNFLWDRMRAIRMDLRMQHFFNQDAISMLEQMIRLHIIAMHELCEYNKGEGFSEGFDAHLNIEQMNKTSVELFQMYDDHRRKGVLFPTEKEFRGYYALLKLDKHPGYKVEPAELSLDLAKMSREIRGSPDILFAREVARACRMGNFIAFFRLARKATYLQACLMHAHFAKLRRQALASLHSGLQNTQGIPISQAVEWLAMEDEDIESLLEYHGFGLRQYEELYLVKEGPFLNSETDFPSGCSQLVHLKKSQRIINDVSSGPVCAPTSQKEALASNSGGFALTRGHVHPQPSLLVKREFGLSFPGPVSPTSGRQTTSLYSGSFSPKAGNKQSSLPSSSPMSPTSGKKESVHVPFSTPPHTTKQAILPRTGWIDEQKVASPKAESNTKAADDFIPEDQDGGLVGFPRGQPDVPWTQANIQQDSALEETKFSPPLADGVSLDYSNMHGEENEFRPDGSSIDADMDEESPSHREVNFIQPESFVGSHLSDSDHKEYDDHNIGDRAADNMLPVVVSPKKIISNERLKIILRKWRHRAMDKRFIREQKNALAIAALSSLSLGPPVHQTAVVPVHAVHDLDISHAFKERHSRQQLSLSPLNVSELAGPILTERNPDARCICWKLLVLVPPGTMEFTSNYASKWLLKKLMGSGNEDAGLLFSSADLSIWTKWNSSPDTCCLSIARAIDQQVIGNDIANGTNCIIFLVSETIPWEMQKARFSSLLASIPAKSNLPLLILSGDTYNEEYDYASQSVIDRLGLGCLSEEKIASCLVIFLVADDMEGYANGFFDDEKLRGGLKWLTRNLPPQPDVTLVKTRELLLNYLNPSLDLLNSRAAPEVCPEHCISVFNKSVNQLTEEISAAAYTASNQWPAPEINLLERSSSERIFAEMFLPSIGWSLPSRIQPLVAAIKSCKLPEFSYDMSWLNKGSYMGSQIQDQKLYLEECLTKYLTKSAHLLNEAQAATEVKVMVQKGVGLELRGSQYHLVPRWVTIFRRIFNWRLAKLSTGEFSEAYVLSQHLYQTPAADSLPNGGTQHDLSASSNTTDEAAPILEDRGMAPSVSSRLSLDEIIEISCDLDAVSALPPAKPLPPQPPTQVRYEPQPPGGVNGVLGAGDGVRMPRRTELRDLVPIERDDKLARLLEQCSKLQDRIDGTLSIYF
- the LOC107278765 gene encoding SAC3 family protein B isoform X4; protein product: MRTQPSEFGKTARSPTSNITSKFRPPSGFQNYHPVQAANPLEYKPNVTPAMFGNQNLHDVRAAPSPALNNNRLVPGSGRLRPALGGGASPTVLGDASQYDNSTQSVMARQEMSEHMRPVSQRFLASFQSRSLDHNISKRSRSPTLSHQDADGAEAHQDAGVNARRLIDYTDSLFDDGMVETSKRMKSPSLEFTSMVKSPSSDIRGDTRPSPAGLRSNSAAQNLRSSVDIQKASSSVPKVGNQVQFRIGDVRSPPYQIDPYSNEQNTAAVSPPKPSILGASKRIGTSLLDFTDDDNMIPSTESEREKQAKAKRLTRFSVELSRPVDNINDFVKAQKGSADKQKQASSMGKVPTGSKDDIDERSMADADSPGLAAIIGLCPDMCPEPERAERERKGDLDKYERLDGDRNQTTELLAVKKYNRTAERDADLIRPLPVLQKTMDYLLSLLDHTYDDNFLGLYNFLWDRMRAIRMDLRMQHFFNQDAISMLEQMIRLHIIAMHELCEYNKGEGFSEGFDAHLNIEQMNKTSVELFQMYDDHRRKGVLFPTEKEFRGYYALLKLDKHPGYKVEPAELSLDLAKMSREIRGSPDILFAREVARACRMGNFIAFFRLARKATYLQACLMHAHFAKLRRQALASLHSGLQNTQGIPISQAVEWLAMEDEDIESLLEYHGFGLRQYEELYLVKEGPFLNSETDFPSGCSQLVHLKKSQRIINDVSSGPVCAPTSQKEALASNSGGFALTRGHVHPQPSLLVKREFGLSFPGPVSPTSGRQTTSLYSGSFSPKAGNKQSSLPSSSPMSPTSGKKESVHVPFSTPPHTTKQAILPRTGWIDEQKVASPKAESNTKAADDFIPEDQDGGLVGFPRGQPDVPWTQANIQQDSALEETKFSPPLADGVSLDYSNMHGEENEFRPDGSSIDADMDEESPSHREVNFIQPESFVGSHLSDSDHKEYDDHNIGDRAADNMLPVVVSPKKIISNERLKIILRKWRHRAMDKRFIREQKNALAIAALSSLSLGPPVHQTAVVPVHAVHDLDISHAFKERHSRQQLSLSPLNVSELAGPILTERNPDARCICWKLLVLVPPGTMEFTSNYASKWLLKKLMGSGNEDAGLLFSSADLSIWTKWNSSPDTCCLSIARAIDQQVIGNDIANGTNCIIFLVSETIPWEMQKARFSSLLASIPAKSNLPLLILSGDTYNEEYDYASQSVIDRLGLGCLSEEKIASCLVIFLVADDMEGYANGFFDDEKLRGGLKWLTRNLPPQPDVTLVKTRELLLNYLNPSLDLLNSRAAPEVCPEHCISVFNKSVNQLTEEISAAAYTASNQWPAPEINLLERSSSERIFAEMFLPSIGWSLPSRIQPLVAAIKSCKLPEFSYDMSWLNKGSYMGSQIQDQKLYLEECLTKYLTKSAHLLNEAQAATEVKVMVQKGVGLELRGSQYHLVPRWVTIFRRIFNWRLAKLSTGEFSEAYVLSQHLYQTPAADSLPNGGTQHDLSASSNTTDEAAPILEDRGMAPSVSSRLSLDEIIEISCDLDAVSALPPAKPLPPQPPTQVRYEPQPPGGVNGVLGAGDGVRMPRRTELRDLVPIERDDKLARLLEQCSKLQDRIDGTLSIYF